In the genome of Methylomagnum ishizawai, the window TCCTTACGTCGGTGGTCAATGTTTCCACCGGCCTGAGCCATCCGCTGGACGAGGCCAGGGCCAAGGAATTATTCAGGGCGCTCCATCGGCGCTCCGTCGATCTCGGGTATCAAGAAATCCACGACCAAGCCATCAAGCGTTCGTGGCCGGAAAGGCACGCGGCGGCGCTTGCGAAACTCGCGGAAAAAATCGGCAATGGAGGCGCGGTGCGAATCAGGC includes:
- a CDS encoding DUF1889 family protein; this translates as MQSDHEVIERAMDILTSVVNVSTGLSHPLDEARAKELFRALHRRSVDLGYQEIHDQAIKRSWPERHAAALAKLAEKIGNGGAVRIRHPRDWGEPTVDRIFSELGRA